ATTCCGGCCGGCCGCATCGTCGACGGCGAATCCGCCGACGGCGCGCAGGTGCGCCACCTCAGCGGCCTGCGCGAGATCGCGCAACTGCTCGAGGCCGAAGGCGACGGCGCGCAGTTCCGGATGACGCCGAACCAGAACCTGACCATCGCCGGCATCGCGCCCGCGCTGCGCGAACGCGTCGACGCGCTGGTCGCACAGTACGGCCTGGACGGCTACCGTCAGGCCAGCGCGCTGCGCCGCAACGCCCTGGCCTGCGTGGCCCTGCCTACCTGCGGCCTGGCCATGGCCGAAGCCGAGCGCTACCTGCCGGCCTTCGTCGGCCAGGTCGAAGCGCTGCTGGACCGCCACGGCATCGCCGACGCGCCGATCCACCTGCGCATCAGCGGCTGCCCCAACGGCTGCTCGCGCCCCTACCTGGGCGAGATCGCCCTGGTCGGCAAGGCGCCGGGCCGTTACAACCTGATGCTGGGCGCCGATCATCGCGGCCAGCGTTTGAACACCCTCTACCGCGAGAACATCGCCGAGGCGGAGATCCTGGCCGCGCTCGATCCGCTGCTGGCCGGCTACGCCGCGCAACGCCAGCCCGAGGAAGGTTTCGGCGACTACCTGGTGCGCAGCGCCACGGTGGCCATCGCGGCGCACAACGCACGACCGAGCATCCCCATCGAGGTGCACTCATGAGCCCCCCCGATCCCGTCACCGCCGCCGAATCGCCGCGCGCGCTGGCCGACCTCAACCGCTGGCTGGAGCGCCTGAGCGCGCCCGAGCGCATCGCCTGGGCGCTGGAGAACACCGCCGGCGAACACGCGCTGTCGTCCAGTTTCGGCGCGCAGGCGGCGGTGTCGCTGCACATGGTCACCCAGCAGGCGCCGCGCCTGCCGGTGATCCTGATCGACACCGGTTACCTGTTCCCGGAAACCTATCGCTTCGTCGACGAGATGACCCTGCGTTTGGACCTCAACCTCAAGGTCTATCGTCCGCAGATCGGCATCGCCTGGATGGAAGCGCGGCTGGGCAAGATCTGGGAACAGGGCGTGGACGGCATCCAGCGCTACAACCGCTTGCGCAAGGTCGAGCCGATGCAGCGCGCGCTGTCGGAATTGGGCGTGCGCACCTGGATCGCCGGCCTGCGCCGCAGCCAGTCCAGCACCCGCGCCGACCTGGACATCCTGAGCCTGCGCGATGGCCGCTGGAAGCTGCACCCGCTGGCCGACTGGAGCGACCGCGACGTGTGGCAGTACCTGCAGCAGCACGACCTGCCCTATCACCCGCTGTGGCACGACGGCTATGTGTCGATCGGCGACGTGCACACCACCAGCCGTCTGGAAGACGGCATGCGCGAAGAGGACACGCGGTTCTTCGGCTTGAAGCGCGAGTGCGGCTTGCACTTCGATGATGAAGTGGCGGAGGAGCGGGCGGCTTGAGGGGCGGACGCTCTTAAGAGCAAATCCCCCTAGCCCCTTTTTCAAAGGGGGAACTGCATGCGCTGGGTCGTGGCGATTCCGCTTGGAAATCCCGATCCGTATTCCCCCCTTTGAAAAGGGCGTAGGGGGATTTGCTTTTAACCCCTCAAACCACAGACGTCTTAGCCCGCTCGCCCCAACTGGGCGCCCGCGGCCAATCCGGCGCCAGGTTGCCTTCCAGCACCCGCCGCAAATCGCGCCGGTCGATCTGCGGGGCCAAGCCCTGCAGTAGCTCCAGCACGTAGTCGCGCAGCACGCGCGCACGCGGAATCACCGCCCAGGTCACGCACTCGGGCAAGGCATCGGGCGCGGTCAGCGCCTGCAGGTCTTCGTCGCCTTCGGCCACGGCCATTTCGGCCAGCACGCCCACGCCCAGTCCAGCGCGCACGTAGGTCTTGATCAGGTCGGCGTCGCGCGCGGTCATCGCCAACTGCGGTTCCACGCCTCCGGCGGCGAAGGCGCGTCGCAGCGAGGATTCCGGGCGCGTGGAAGATTCGTAACTCACCAGCGGATGCGCGGCCAGTTCGGCCAAGGTCGGCGCGCGCTTGAGCGAGGCCAGCGCATGCGTGCGCGGCACCAGCACCACCCGGCGCCAGCGGAACAGCGGCACCGCCAGCCCGCCCTCGGGCACGGCGCCGGCGGTGCTGATCACCGCCAAGTCGGCGTTGCCGTGGCTGAGCTGCTCCAACACTTCGCCGTCGGCCGCGGCCTGCAGGTGCACGCTGACCTGCGGGAAACCGCGCTTGACGCTGGCGATGGCCGTGGGCAGCACGTAGCGCGCCTGGGTGTGGGTGGTGGCCAGGATCAGGCGGCCGGCGTGCTGACCGCGCTCATTGGCGGCGTAGCTGCGGATGTTGCCGGCTTCTTCCAGGATCCGGCGCGCATGCGCGAGCACGCGTTCGCCGGCCGGCGCGATCGCTTCCAGGCTGCGGCCCTTGCGCACGAACAACTGGAAGCCCAGCTCGTCCTCCAACTGCTTGAGCTGCTTGGACAGGCCGGGCTGGGTCGCGTGCACGCGCTCGGCGGCCAAGGTGATGTTGAGGCCCGAGTCGGCGATGGCGACCAGGTAGCGCAGTTGGGTCAGGGTCATGGCAGCAGTATCCGTAAGCGAGAGGCAGGGCGGCGGCGGGCGCAGACACGGCGACACCCCATCGGGGCGTGGGCCGTCTTGGTCGTGCCGCGCATCGCTCGCTTATCCATCGCTCTATTCGGATAGAAGGATCAATAGCCTAACCATCCGGTCGGGCCCCTGTCCAGTACTGTCCTCCATCGGCGGCTCCCGCGCTCATGCCGTTCAGGCATGGGCACAGGCAAGGGCGTCATTTCCCCGTGCCGGCCGGGATTTGTAGGGTCGATCAGCCTCCCCACCCCCGCCGACGATCCCGCAAGCCAGCATGAGCGCTCCCTTGTTTCCCCTGTTTGCCGCTCTGTGCGGCCGCGCCGTTCTCGTGGTGGGCGGCGGCGCGGTCGCGCAGCGCAAGACGCAGGCCCTGCTGGACGCCGGCGCGCGGGTGCGGGTAGGCGCACCTTTGCTGCAACCCGAACTGGCCGCCTGGGCCGAGCGCGGGCTGATCGAACACCTGCCCGGCCGCTTCGAGCCGGCCTGGCTGGACGAGATCTGGCTGGCCGTGGCCGCCACCGACGACGACGCGGTCAACGCCGCGGTGGCCGCGGCCGCCGAAGCGCGCCGGGTCTGGGTCAACGTGGTCGACGACGCCGAGGCGTCGAGCGTGCACGTGCCCTCGCGCGTGCAGCGCGGGCCGCTGCAGGTGGCGATCTCCAGCGGCGGCGGCGCGCCGATGCTGACCCGTCACCTGCGCGAGCAATTGGAAACCCAGCTCGACGATTCGCTGGGCGAGCTGGCCGAACTGCTGGGCCGCGAACGCCTGCGCATCCGCGCGCGCTACCCGGCGCTGGGCGCGCGGCGGCGCTTCTTCGACCGCCTGCTCGCGGGGCCGGTGCCGGCGCTGCTGCGCCAGCGCCGCGGCCGCGCCGCGCAACGCGCATTCGAAGCCGAACTGGCCGGCGGCGAGCGCACGCGCGCCGGTTCGGTGGTGCTGGTGGGCGCGGGCCCGGGCGATCCCGGCCTGCTCACCCTGCGTGGCCTGCGCGCGCTCAACGAGGCCGACGTGATCCTGCACGACCGCCTGGTCAGCGCCGAGGTGTTGCGCCTGGCGCGCCGCGATGCCGAACGCATCGAAGTCGGCAAGCAATCCGGCGCGCACCACACCACCCAGGAACGCATCCACGAACTCATGCTCGAGCACGCCCGCGCCGGCAAGCGCGTGGTCCGGCTCAAGGGCGGCGACCCCTTCGTGTTCGGCCGCGGCGGCGAAGAGATCGAAGTGCTGCGCGCGCACGGCATCGCCTACGAGGTGGTGCCCGGCATCACCGCAGCGCTGGCCTGCGCGGCCTACAGCGGCGTGCCGCTGACCCACCGCGACCACGCCCAGTCGGTGCGCCTGGTCACCGCCCACACCAAGGACGCCGATGACGACCTGGACTGGGTCGCGCTGGCGCAGGAAAAGCAGACCCTGGCGGTGTACATGGGCGTGGCCGGATTGCAGCGCCTGCGCGATCGCCTGATCGCCCACGGCCGCGCGCCGGACACGCCGTTCGCACTGATCGAAAACGGCTCGCGCGCCGAACAGCGCACCGTGGTCGGCACCCTGGCCGAACTGCCCGACGCCGCGCAGGCGCACGCCGTGGGTTCGCCGGCGCTGCTGATCCTGGGCGAAGTGGCGGCGCTGGCCGAAACGCTGCATTGGCACGGCGCCGCGCCGCTGCGCTACGCGCCGGCACTGGCCGCCGCGGCCTGACCCTTTTCCTCTACCGGAACCTCCCCATGGCCCTCTACGACAGCATCCTCGACACCATCGGCAACACGCCCATCGTCAAACTGCACCGCATCGCGCCCAAGCACGTATCGCTGTACGCCAAGGTCGAATCCTTCAACCCCGGCGGCTCGGTCAAGGACCGCCTGGCCCTGGCCATCGTGCTCGATGCCGAACGCAGCGGCGCGCTCAAGCCGGGCCAGACCATCGTCGAGGCGACCTCGGGCAACACCGGCATCGCCCTGGCCATGGTCGCCGCCGCGCGCGGCTATCCGTTCGTGGCGGTGATGACCGAGACCTTCTCGGTGGAGCGGCGCAAGCTGATGCGCGCCTACGGCGCCAAGGTGATCCTCACGCCCGCGGCCGAACGCGGCAGCGGCATGGTGCGCAAGGCCGCCGAACTGGCCGCGCAGCACGGCTGGTTCCTGGCCCGTCAGTTCGAAAACCCGGCCAACCCGGCCTACCACCGCAGCACCACCGGCCCGGAAATCCTGCGCGATTTCGCCGGCAAGCGGCTGGA
The sequence above is a segment of the Lysobacter silvisoli genome. Coding sequences within it:
- a CDS encoding phosphoadenylyl-sulfate reductase codes for the protein MSPPDPVTAAESPRALADLNRWLERLSAPERIAWALENTAGEHALSSSFGAQAAVSLHMVTQQAPRLPVILIDTGYLFPETYRFVDEMTLRLDLNLKVYRPQIGIAWMEARLGKIWEQGVDGIQRYNRLRKVEPMQRALSELGVRTWIAGLRRSQSSTRADLDILSLRDGRWKLHPLADWSDRDVWQYLQQHDLPYHPLWHDGYVSIGDVHTTSRLEDGMREEDTRFFGLKRECGLHFDDEVAEERAA
- a CDS encoding LysR family transcriptional regulator, translating into MTLTQLRYLVAIADSGLNITLAAERVHATQPGLSKQLKQLEDELGFQLFVRKGRSLEAIAPAGERVLAHARRILEEAGNIRSYAANERGQHAGRLILATTHTQARYVLPTAIASVKRGFPQVSVHLQAAADGEVLEQLSHGNADLAVISTAGAVPEGGLAVPLFRWRRVVLVPRTHALASLKRAPTLAELAAHPLVSYESSTRPESSLRRAFAAGGVEPQLAMTARDADLIKTYVRAGLGVGVLAEMAVAEGDEDLQALTAPDALPECVTWAVIPRARVLRDYVLELLQGLAPQIDRRDLRRVLEGNLAPDWPRAPSWGERAKTSVV
- the cysG gene encoding siroheme synthase CysG; translation: MSAPLFPLFAALCGRAVLVVGGGAVAQRKTQALLDAGARVRVGAPLLQPELAAWAERGLIEHLPGRFEPAWLDEIWLAVAATDDDAVNAAVAAAAEARRVWVNVVDDAEASSVHVPSRVQRGPLQVAISSGGGAPMLTRHLREQLETQLDDSLGELAELLGRERLRIRARYPALGARRRFFDRLLAGPVPALLRQRRGRAAQRAFEAELAGGERTRAGSVVLVGAGPGDPGLLTLRGLRALNEADVILHDRLVSAEVLRLARRDAERIEVGKQSGAHHTTQERIHELMLEHARAGKRVVRLKGGDPFVFGRGGEEIEVLRAHGIAYEVVPGITAALACAAYSGVPLTHRDHAQSVRLVTAHTKDADDDLDWVALAQEKQTLAVYMGVAGLQRLRDRLIAHGRAPDTPFALIENGSRAEQRTVVGTLAELPDAAQAHAVGSPALLILGEVAALAETLHWHGAAPLRYAPALAAAA
- the cysK gene encoding cysteine synthase A codes for the protein MALYDSILDTIGNTPIVKLHRIAPKHVSLYAKVESFNPGGSVKDRLALAIVLDAERSGALKPGQTIVEATSGNTGIALAMVAAARGYPFVAVMTETFSVERRKLMRAYGAKVILTPAAERGSGMVRKAAELAAQHGWFLARQFENPANPAYHRSTTGPEILRDFAGKRLDYFVTGWGTGGTLSGAGQVLKLARPDLKIVTSEPAGASLLGGKDWQPHKIQGWTPDFVPGVLDRSVADEIRPVDDVVARDTARRLAAEEGVFVGISAGATVAAALQVAQEAPEGSVLLAMLPDTGERYLSTFLFEGVAEGSDDEWLASLEAAETVAA